Proteins encoded in a region of the Lathamus discolor isolate bLatDis1 chromosome Z, bLatDis1.hap1, whole genome shotgun sequence genome:
- the CDH1 gene encoding cadherin-1: protein MGRRGGCAAPVCLLLLLLLLQVGHRLCERAPSCEPGFTAGTFALAVPRDSVAAGRALGRVSFGDCGEQRRAPYLSDDSRFKVSRDGVVSATRPLHLRRQEISFSVHTWDATGKKHSARVTLRRRWHHHHRHHDQEQQEDTATNVLTFPKPSRGLHRQKRDWVIPPINCPENERGPFPKKLVQIKSNKDRETKVFYSITGQGADTPPVGVFTIERETGWLEVTKPLDREEIDKYVLFSHAVSANGQPVEDPMEIIITVTDQNDNRPVFTKQVFIGYIEENAKPGTSVMTVNATDADDAINVNNGIIGYSILSEEPKSAQQMFTIDPERGIISVIGTGLDRETTPNYTLIIQAADQEGNGLTNTATAIVEVTDANDNAPVFDPTMYQGTVNENEVGVVVTRLHVTDRDMPGSPAWQAVYKIKTGDQDGEFSITTDPRTNDGILKTAKGLDYETRNQYNLVVTVENAVPFTVSLPLSSATVLVTVGDVNEAPVFVPPVKRVEVMEDLPVGHQVTSYTAQDPDKDQRQKITYRMGSDPAGWLAIDPENGFVTAAQPLDRESVHAINSTYKAIVLAVDSGSPDATGTGTLLLLLQDVNDNGPMPEPRLFDVCSRQPEDQTLTIIDKDLPPNTYPFEAALEHGSSTNWTVTPKGQDQLVLKLMKELEPGEYSIYLKLTDGQSKSQVTQVKAQVCDCEGPAKNCERRAYIASGLGVPAILGILGGILALLILLLLLLLFARRRKVVKEPLLPPEDDMRDNVYHYDEEGGGEEDQDYDLSQLHRGLDARPEVIRNDVAPPLMAAPQYRPRPANPDEIGNFIDENLKAADTDPTAPPYDSLLVFDYEGSGSEATSLSSLNSSSSDRDQDYDYLNEWGNRFKKLADLYGGGEEDD, encoded by the exons ATGGGGCGGCGGGGGGGCTGCGCGGCCCCAGTCTGTCTGCTCCtactcctgctcctgctccag GTTGGCCACCGGCTGTGCGAGCGGGCTCCGTCCTGCGAGCCCGGCTTCACCGCGGGCACCTTTGCCCTCGCCGTGCCGCGGGACAGCGTGGCGGCCGGACGGGCGCTGGGGCGAG TGAGCTTTGGGGACTGCGGCGAGCAGCGGCGTGCCCCATACCTCTCAGACGACTCGCGCTTCAAGGTGAGCAGGGATGGCGTCGTCTCCGCAACCCGGCCCCTGCACCTCCGGCGGCAGGAAATCAGTTTCTCTGTCCACACATGGGATGCTACGGGCAAGAAGCACTCGGCCAGAGTGACCCTGCGCAGGCGGTGGCACCATCACCATCGCCACCATgaccaggagcagcaggag GACACAGCAACCAATGTGCTGACCTTCCCCAAGCCCAGCCGTGGGCTCCATCGGCAGAAGAGGGACTGGGTCATCCCTCCCATCAACTGCCCCGAGAACGAGCGGGGGCCCTTCCCCAAGAAGCTGGTGCAG ATCAAATCCAACAAGGACAGGGAGACCAAGGTTTTCTACAGCATCACGGGGCAGGGGGCGGACACCCCCCCAGTGGGGGTCTTCACCATTGAGCGGGAGACGGGGTGGCTGGAAGTGACGAAGCCGCTGGACCGGGAGGAGATCGACAAATACGTC CTCTTCTCCCACGCCGTGTCAGCCAACGGGCAGCCTGTGGAGGACCCCATGGAGATCATCATCACCGTGACGGACCAGAACGACAACCGGCCTGTCTTCACCAAGCAAGTCTTCATTGGCTACATCGAGGAGAACGCAAAGCCGG GCACATCTGTGATGACCGTGAACGCCACAGACGCAGATGATGCGATCAATGTGAACAACGGCATCATTGGCTACTCCATCCTCAGTGAGGAGCCCAAGAGTGCGCAGCAGATGTTCACCATTGACCCGGAGAGGGGCATCATCAGTGTCATCGGCACAGGGCTGGACCGGGAG ACCACTCCCAACTACACGCTGATCATCCAGGCTGCAGACCAGGAGGGCAATGGCTTGACCAACACTGCCACCGCCATCGTGGAAGTCACAGATGCCAATGATAACGCTCCTGTCTTTGACCCCACCATG TACCAAGGAACAGTGAATGAGAACGaggtgggggtggtggtgacACGGCTGCATGTGACAGACCGGGACATGCCAGGCTCCCCGGCCTGGCAAGCTGTCTACAAGATCAAGACTGGGGACCAGGATGGTGAATTCAGCATCACCACCGACCCCAGAACCAACGATGGCATCCTGAAAACAGCCAAG GGCCTGGATTACGAGACCAGGAACCAGTACAACCTCGTGGTGACGGTGGAAAACGCTGTCCCCTTCACCGTGTCCCTGCCACTCTCCTCTGCCACCGTCCTGGTGACGGTTGGGGATGTGAATGAAGCCCCTGTCTTTGTGCCCCCAGTCAAGAGGGTGGAGGTGATGGAGGACTTGCCGGTGGGGCACCAAGTCACCTCCTATACAGCCCAGGACCCTGACAAGGATCAGAGGCAGAAAATCAC GTACCGGATGGGCAGTGACCCTGCAGGGTGGCTTGCCATCGACCCTGAGAATGGCTTTGTCACTGCGGCCCAGCCGTTGGACCGGGAGTCGGTGCACGCCATTAACAGCACCTACAAGGCCATCGTCCTGGCTGTGGATAGTG GGTCACCAGATGCCACTGGCACGGGGAcgctcctcctccttctccaggACGTGAACGACAATGGGCCCATGCCAGAGCCCCGGCTCTTCGATGTCTGCAGCCGGCAGCCTGAGGATCAGACGCTGACCATCATCGACAAGGACCTGCCGCCCAACACCTACCCTTTTGAGGCAGCGTTGGAGCACGGCTCTAGCACCAACTGGACCGTCACACCAAAAGGACAAG ACCAGCTGGTGCTGAAGCTGAtgaaggagctggagccagGGGAGTACAGCATCTATCTGAAGCTGACTGACGGCCAAAGCAAGTCACAGGTGACACAGGTTAAAGCTCAGGTCTGTGACTGTGAAGGGCCAGCGAAGAACTGCGAGCGGCGAGCATACATCGCCAGCGGGCTGGGCGTCCCTGCCATCCTGGGCATCCTGGGGGGAATCCTGGCACTGCTCA ttttgctgctgctgctgctgctctttgccaGGAGAAGGAAGGTGGTGAAGGAGCCACTGCTCCCACCTGAGGATGACATGCGGGACAATGTCTACCACTATGACGAGGAGGGTGGTGGAGAGGAGGACCAG GACTATGACCTGAGTCAGCTGCACCGGGGCCTGGATGCCCGCCCTGAGGTGATTCGCAATGATGTGGCCCCCCCGCTGATGGCTGCCCCTCAGTACCGGCCTCGTCCTGCAAATCCTGATGAGATTGGGAACTTCATCGATGAG AACCTGAAGGCAGCCGACACGGACCCCACAGCCCCCCCGTATGACTCCCTGCTGGTGTTCGACTACGAGGGCAGCGGCTCTGAGGCCACCTCGCTCAGCTCCCTCAACTCCTCCTCTTCTGACCGTGACCAGGACTACGACTACCTCAATGAGTGGGGCAACCGCTTCAAGAAGCTGGCGGACCTGTATGGCGGTGGGGAGGAGGATGACTAG